AAACATTATCGAAAAACAAAAGGACATCGTCAATTATTTACTAGTATTAAAATTCTTAAAATTAAATATTCAATATAGGATAATATTTTATGGCACATAAAAAAGCTGGAGGATCTTCTAGAAATGGTAGAGATTCACATTCGAAAAGACTAGGTATAAAATGTTTTGGAGGAGAAAAAGTTAAACCAGGATATATTCTTATAAGACAAAGAGGTAATAAATTTCATGCAGGAGATAATGTAGGATGTGGTAAAGATCATACTTTGTTTTCAAAAATTAATGGGATTGTTAAATTTACTAAAAAAGGAATTAAAAAAAAAAAATATATTAATATTATAATTATATAAACTTTATATTAATTTTTAATTCTAATAAAATATTAAACAATTTTTTTAATTTATAAAATATATATTTTTTATAACGTGGAGTTATAATGAAATTTTTTGATGAAGTAATTATAGATATTAAAGCTGGTAAAGGAGGAAATGGATGTATTAGTTTTCATCGTGCAAAATTTATTCCTAAAGGAGGTCCTGATGGAGGTAATGGAGGTAAAGGAGGAAATATATATTTTATATCTAATAATAATATTAATAATTTAAATTATTTTCATAATAGAAATACTTATATATCTGAAAATGGA
The Enterobacteriaceae endosymbiont of Donacia thalassina genome window above contains:
- the rpmA gene encoding 50S ribosomal protein L27, with the protein product MAHKKAGGSSRNGRDSHSKRLGIKCFGGEKVKPGYILIRQRGNKFHAGDNVGCGKDHTLFSKINGIVKFTKKGIKKKKYINIIII